A window of Thermosynechococcus sp. NK55a contains these coding sequences:
- the murB gene encoding UDP-N-acetylmuramate dehydrogenase has product MTLACLPQTQCPLQRQVSLAGLTTLNVGGCAEWFVEPRTIAELQAAYTWAQEEALPITVLGAGSNLLVSDRGVPGLVISTKHLRYLTTDLETGQLTVGAGYPLPKLAHQSAKLGWRGLEWVVGIPGTVGGAVVMNAGAHGGCTAERLVSVVILEPDGTLAVVSARELGYGYRTSSLQDTQRLVLQATWQLEPGHDPAQVKADTQKHLSDRLRTQPYDFPNCGSVFRNPQGWTAGWLIEQTGLKGYQIGHAQVSQKHANFILNCGGATAMDVYHLIRYVQTAVADRWAVWLHPEVKLIGDFA; this is encoded by the coding sequence ATGACCTTGGCCTGCTTGCCCCAAACCCAGTGCCCCCTACAACGTCAAGTCTCCCTAGCGGGCTTAACCACCCTCAACGTCGGTGGCTGTGCCGAATGGTTTGTGGAACCGCGTACGATTGCTGAACTGCAAGCGGCCTATACTTGGGCACAGGAGGAGGCACTGCCGATTACGGTTTTGGGGGCAGGGTCTAATCTGCTGGTGAGCGATCGCGGTGTGCCGGGGCTAGTGATCTCCACTAAGCATCTGCGCTATCTCACAACTGATCTAGAGACGGGACAACTGACGGTGGGTGCAGGCTATCCCTTGCCCAAGTTGGCTCACCAGAGTGCCAAACTCGGCTGGCGTGGTCTGGAGTGGGTTGTTGGCATCCCCGGCACCGTTGGAGGGGCAGTGGTGATGAATGCCGGTGCCCATGGCGGCTGTACAGCGGAGCGGCTGGTGTCAGTAGTGATTTTAGAACCCGATGGCACGTTGGCAGTGGTGTCGGCACGGGAGTTGGGCTATGGCTACCGCACATCGAGTCTTCAGGATACGCAGCGCTTGGTCCTGCAAGCCACATGGCAGTTGGAACCCGGCCATGATCCTGCCCAAGTGAAAGCAGATACCCAAAAACACCTGAGCGATCGCCTGCGGACGCAGCCCTACGATTTCCCCAACTGTGGCAGTGTCTTCCGCAATCCCCAAGGGTGGACAGCGGGTTGGCTAATTGAGCAAACGGGCCTGAAGGGCTACCAGATTGGACATGCCCAAGTTTCCCAAAAACACGCCAACTTTATCCTTAATTGTGGTGGTGCAACGGCCATGGATGTCTATCATCTGATCCGCTATGTGCAAACTGCTGTGGCCGATCGCTGGGCGGTGTGGCTGCACCCGGAAGTAAAGCTGATTGGCGACTTTGCCTAG
- the murC gene encoding UDP-N-acetylmuramate--L-alanine ligase, protein MEFSGRPFHFIGIGGIGMSALAYILAKKGFRVSGSDLRPNRLTEQLAELGVRIFIGQSAANFETYPFTPLPQVICSTAIRSDNPEYQAAQHLGCPIFHRSDVLAALMHRSQSIAVAGTHGKTTTSSMIAYLLLQAGLDPTIIVGGEVAAWQGNARVGQSPYLVAEADESDGSLRKFHPHIGVITNIELDHPDHYNSLEEVVATFQQFATQADIVIACADCPNIRDRLHHPRLLTYSLQRQAGVDYCVDHIQYTSEGTTARIWERGTSLGILQLNVLGAHNLQNALAVIAVGRYLGIDFATIAAALLEFRGARRRFEERGQVNGIRFIDDYAHHPSEIMATLEAARLQVGTQAPWQRIVAVFQPHRYSRTQIFLEAFGQCFSAADHVIFTDIYSAGEPNPGTISGADVATCARQYHASVDYCPTFEAVQTRLAHLLQPGDLVIFLGAGNLNQLIPSVMADQEQFSVSPLTEAIAL, encoded by the coding sequence ATGGAGTTTAGCGGACGTCCATTCCACTTCATTGGCATTGGCGGTATTGGGATGTCAGCCCTTGCCTACATTCTGGCCAAAAAGGGCTTTAGGGTGTCTGGATCCGATTTGCGTCCCAATCGTTTGACCGAGCAACTGGCTGAGTTAGGTGTGCGGATTTTTATTGGCCAGAGTGCTGCTAACTTTGAAACGTATCCCTTCACCCCACTCCCTCAGGTCATTTGCTCCACCGCCATTCGCAGCGATAACCCTGAATATCAAGCGGCTCAACACTTAGGCTGTCCAATCTTTCACCGTTCCGATGTACTGGCGGCACTGATGCACCGCAGCCAAAGTATTGCCGTTGCCGGTACCCACGGTAAGACAACCACCAGCAGTATGATTGCCTATTTGCTGTTACAGGCTGGGCTAGATCCAACAATTATTGTTGGGGGGGAAGTGGCGGCATGGCAGGGCAACGCCCGTGTGGGTCAAAGTCCTTACCTTGTGGCTGAAGCTGATGAGTCTGATGGCTCCCTGCGCAAATTCCATCCCCATATTGGCGTCATTACTAATATTGAACTTGACCACCCCGATCACTACAATTCCCTTGAAGAGGTGGTGGCCACGTTTCAGCAGTTTGCTACTCAAGCAGACATTGTGATTGCCTGTGCCGATTGTCCAAATATCCGCGATCGCCTGCATCATCCGCGCCTGTTGACCTATAGTCTGCAACGGCAAGCAGGGGTGGACTACTGTGTGGATCATATTCAATACACCTCTGAGGGGACGACGGCACGGATTTGGGAGCGGGGCACCTCCCTTGGAATTTTGCAACTGAATGTTTTGGGTGCCCACAACCTGCAAAATGCCCTAGCGGTGATTGCAGTGGGACGGTATCTCGGCATTGACTTTGCCACCATTGCTGCTGCTCTTTTAGAGTTTCGCGGTGCCCGCCGCCGCTTTGAAGAACGGGGACAGGTGAATGGAATTCGCTTCATTGATGACTATGCCCACCATCCCAGTGAAATTATGGCTACCCTAGAGGCAGCCCGCCTCCAAGTGGGTACTCAAGCCCCTTGGCAACGGATCGTGGCGGTGTTTCAACCCCACCGCTATAGCCGTACCCAAATCTTTCTCGAGGCCTTTGGCCAGTGCTTCAGCGCCGCGGATCACGTGATCTTCACGGATATCTATAGTGCCGGCGAACCCAATCCCGGCACCATTAGTGGTGCCGATGTTGCCACCTGTGCCCGTCAGTATCATGCTTCAGTGGATTACTGCCCCACCTTTGAAGCGGTACAAACTCGCTTGGCGCATCTGCTGCAGCCGGGCGACTTGGTCATCTTCCTTGGGGCTGGCAACCTCAATCAACTGATTCCGTCTGTCATGGCGGATCAGGAACAATTCAGTGTCTCTCCCCTCACTGAGGCGATCGCCCTATGA
- a CDS encoding Ycf66 family protein — protein MLTNLLAWSMAIASLGLYLLGFFLPELYRRFDLVASGAGLFFALTLWIYGDRIGGGLLLGMTAAVALILWFGGQTLSYRWQLTHPGDRTDTQKAQALWQKVQSLLPEGTFAKISEPLKGLVSRLGRGFRKQPDRPQAAVDTPPPPMDTGNIKADLWTASTPTTVAEQPTPATAAAAAVPAESAEAEPTASPTADTPANHEGAETIAPEESSVETLQPPTASTPEEPAPATITASEAAVAPSEEPAPPEKGVEAPEATVTAAAPEEPASPETVVNAPEPTATPKAGAEPPLVSEAAADAQPTETMPPAPQSRTSAADLLGDIPENSDVEDAEDEAMAEGITIENPEPTEDSDWPPPEARL, from the coding sequence ATGCTGACGAACTTGCTAGCTTGGAGTATGGCGATCGCCAGTTTAGGCTTGTATCTGTTGGGCTTCTTTCTGCCGGAACTGTACCGTAGGTTTGATCTGGTGGCCAGTGGCGCGGGATTATTCTTTGCCTTGACCCTGTGGATCTATGGCGATCGCATTGGCGGTGGCTTGCTCCTAGGAATGACAGCTGCAGTGGCTTTAATCCTTTGGTTTGGCGGGCAGACCCTCAGCTATCGCTGGCAACTGACCCACCCCGGCGATCGCACCGATACCCAAAAAGCCCAAGCCCTTTGGCAAAAAGTCCAGTCTCTGCTGCCCGAAGGTACCTTTGCGAAAATCAGTGAGCCACTGAAAGGCCTGGTGAGTCGCTTGGGCAGGGGCTTCCGGAAGCAGCCCGATCGCCCCCAGGCTGCCGTGGATACTCCGCCACCGCCGATGGATACTGGCAACATCAAAGCAGATCTGTGGACAGCAAGCACCCCCACTACCGTTGCTGAACAACCCACTCCAGCCACTGCGGCAGCTGCCGCAGTCCCAGCAGAATCTGCGGAAGCTGAACCAACGGCCAGCCCAACTGCAGACACACCGGCTAATCACGAAGGGGCCGAAACTATCGCCCCAGAAGAGTCAAGTGTTGAAACGCTACAGCCGCCAACTGCTAGTACCCCAGAAGAGCCAGCACCAGCAACAATTACTGCTTCAGAAGCAGCGGTGGCCCCCTCGGAAGAGCCAGCCCCTCCTGAAAAAGGGGTTGAGGCTCCAGAAGCCACAGTGACCGCCGCAGCACCAGAAGAACCCGCATCTCCTGAAACAGTTGTCAATGCTCCAGAACCCACAGCAACCCCTAAGGCAGGGGCAGAGCCGCCTTTAGTCTCTGAAGCTGCTGCCGATGCTCAACCCACAGAAACGATGCCCCCAGCACCGCAATCGCGCACCTCTGCCGCCGATCTCCTAGGGGATATTCCTGAAAATAGTGATGTTGAGGATGCTGAGGACGAGGCAATGGCAGAGGGGATAACCATTGAAAATCCAGAACCTACTGAGGACAGTGACTGGCCGCCCCCCGAAGCCCGTCTGTAA
- a CDS encoding DUF2811 domain-containing protein → MNAQATISILAEIPEELHETLKYYLERHPDWDQDRVFVAALSLFLLQNGECDRRTARVYLDSLFKRS, encoded by the coding sequence ATGAACGCGCAAGCCACGATTAGTATTCTTGCCGAGATTCCAGAGGAGCTACACGAAACCCTGAAATACTACCTCGAGCGGCATCCCGATTGGGATCAGGATCGCGTATTTGTGGCCGCACTGTCACTCTTTTTGCTGCAAAATGGAGAATGCGATCGCCGCACGGCACGGGTCTATCTCGACTCGTTGTTTAAGCGATCCTAA
- the hemG gene encoding protoporphyrinogen oxidase, translating to MEVDVAIVGGGLSGLSVAWRLQQSAPQYSGVLLEASDRLGGNITTQGAEGFVWELGPNSFAPTPALLQLIAEVGLHSELIRGDRHLPRYIYWRGELYPLEPTRPLALATSNLLSPWGKVRAALGALGFVPPYLGSGDESVNSFFRRHLGQEVAERLVAPFVSGVYAGDPQQLSAAAAFRRIAQLEKLGGGLIAGALRLRRQQPPKPRPPAEVQMRPGELGSFKEGLAALPRAIAQQLKAPVHLQTPVEAITPEPNGGYLLRSGEQTWQARSVVLATPAYQTAALVAPFQPAIARVLAAIPYPTVACVVLAYPAGLGRSVRPGFGVLIPRGQGIRTLGTIWSSCLFPQRTPAGWQVFTSFIGGATDPDLASLREEAIVQQVQQDLTRLLDLPAAKARLLGMKVWRRAIPQYLVGYPQQWQQVTHALSQTPGLFLCSNYAEGVALGDRVEHGNRTAAAVAAYLSGGQS from the coding sequence ATGGAGGTAGATGTCGCAATTGTTGGGGGTGGTCTCAGTGGCCTGAGTGTTGCTTGGCGGTTGCAGCAGAGCGCCCCGCAGTACAGTGGGGTTCTTTTAGAGGCTAGCGATCGCCTGGGGGGGAATATCACGACCCAAGGGGCGGAGGGTTTTGTCTGGGAACTGGGTCCCAATAGCTTTGCACCCACCCCTGCCCTCCTACAACTCATTGCTGAGGTGGGCTTGCACTCAGAGCTAATTCGGGGCGATCGCCACCTACCGCGCTACATCTACTGGCGGGGGGAACTCTACCCCCTCGAACCCACCCGTCCCCTTGCTTTGGCCACCTCAAATTTACTCAGCCCTTGGGGAAAAGTGCGGGCAGCCCTTGGTGCCTTGGGGTTTGTGCCCCCCTATCTGGGCAGTGGGGATGAGTCGGTTAATTCATTTTTCCGTCGCCATTTGGGGCAAGAGGTGGCTGAACGACTGGTGGCCCCCTTTGTCTCTGGGGTTTACGCCGGTGATCCGCAACAATTGAGTGCCGCTGCTGCTTTTCGTCGTATTGCCCAACTGGAAAAACTAGGGGGTGGGCTCATTGCCGGCGCCCTGCGCCTGCGGCGCCAACAACCTCCTAAACCAAGGCCACCTGCAGAGGTGCAAATGCGACCAGGGGAACTGGGCTCCTTTAAGGAAGGCTTGGCTGCTCTGCCGCGGGCGATCGCCCAACAATTGAAGGCACCGGTTCACCTGCAAACCCCCGTTGAAGCAATCACCCCAGAACCCAATGGTGGCTATCTGCTGCGCAGTGGTGAGCAAACGTGGCAGGCCCGCAGTGTGGTCTTGGCAACGCCTGCCTATCAAACCGCGGCGTTGGTAGCGCCCTTTCAGCCAGCGATCGCCCGTGTTTTGGCTGCCATCCCCTATCCCACCGTGGCCTGTGTGGTCTTGGCCTACCCCGCGGGACTGGGACGCAGTGTACGCCCCGGATTTGGCGTACTGATTCCTCGTGGCCAGGGCATCCGTACCCTTGGCACCATTTGGTCGTCCTGTCTTTTTCCCCAACGCACCCCCGCCGGCTGGCAAGTCTTTACAAGTTTTATTGGCGGTGCCACGGATCCTGATTTGGCTAGCCTTAGGGAAGAAGCCATTGTCCAGCAAGTGCAGCAGGATTTGACCCGCCTCCTTGATTTACCCGCCGCCAAGGCACGATTACTCGGTATGAAAGTTTGGCGACGGGCGATTCCCCAATATCTTGTGGGCTACCCTCAGCAGTGGCAGCAGGTGACCCATGCCCTCAGCCAAACCCCTGGGCTTTTCCTGTGTAGTAACTATGCGGAGGGGGTGGCCTTGGGCGATCGCGTCGAACATGGCAATCGAACCGCTGCTGCTGTTGCTGCCTACCTTTCAGGAGGTCAATCCTAG
- a CDS encoding type II toxin-antitoxin system HicB family antitoxin has product MSLSDYMNAALERAVYHFNAEDGLIYGEIPDLEGVKTNGKTVLECRGRLAELLEDWIYFHVSRGIPVPVINGIEVPVRETF; this is encoded by the coding sequence ATGTCGCTGTCGGACTATATGAATGCGGCTCTGGAGCGGGCGGTTTATCACTTCAATGCAGAGGATGGTCTGATTTACGGTGAAATTCCTGACCTTGAGGGGGTCAAGACCAATGGCAAGACCGTACTTGAATGCCGCGGGCGTCTTGCCGAACTCTTGGAGGATTGGATCTATTTCCATGTCTCGCGGGGGATTCCGGTACCGGTAATTAACGGCATTGAAGTTCCCGTACGCGAGACTTTCTGA
- the fba gene encoding class II fructose-bisphosphate aldolase (catalyzes the reversible aldol condensation of dihydroxyacetonephosphate and glyceraldehyde 3-phosphate in the Calvin cycle, glycolysis, and/or gluconeogenesis): MALVPMRLLLDHAAENGYGIPAFNVNNMEQIQAIMQAAHETDSPVILQASRGARKYAGENFLRHLILAAVETYPHIPIVMHQDHGNEPATCYSAIRNGFTSVMMDGSLEADAKTPASYEYNVAVTSEVVKVAHSIGVSVEGELGCLGSLETGKGEAEDGHGFEGALDHSMLLTDPDQAVDFVERTQVDALAVAIGTSHGAYKFSRKPTGEILAISRVEEIHRRLPNTHLVMHGSSSVPQELIDIINQYGGTIPETYGVPVEEIQKGIKSGVRKINIDTDNRLAITAAVREALALAPKEFDPRHFLKPSIKYMQKVCADRYQQFGTAGNASKIKQLSLDDYAAKYAKGELKQVTQKTVVV, from the coding sequence ATGGCACTCGTACCCATGCGCTTGCTGCTAGATCACGCAGCCGAAAATGGCTACGGCATCCCCGCCTTCAACGTCAACAACATGGAGCAAATCCAAGCCATCATGCAGGCGGCCCACGAAACCGACAGTCCCGTGATTTTGCAAGCATCGCGGGGTGCCCGTAAATATGCTGGGGAAAACTTCCTGCGTCACCTGATTTTGGCTGCGGTGGAAACCTACCCCCACATTCCCATCGTGATGCACCAAGACCATGGTAACGAGCCTGCCACCTGCTACTCCGCCATTCGCAATGGGTTTACCAGTGTGATGATGGATGGCTCCCTCGAAGCCGATGCCAAAACCCCCGCCAGCTACGAGTACAATGTGGCTGTCACCAGTGAAGTGGTAAAAGTCGCGCACTCCATTGGTGTTTCTGTGGAAGGCGAGCTGGGCTGCCTTGGTTCCTTGGAAACCGGTAAAGGGGAAGCTGAAGATGGTCACGGGTTTGAAGGTGCCCTCGATCACTCGATGCTCCTCACCGACCCCGATCAGGCTGTAGACTTCGTTGAGCGCACCCAAGTGGATGCCCTTGCAGTGGCCATTGGAACCAGCCACGGTGCCTATAAATTTAGCCGCAAACCCACCGGCGAAATCCTCGCCATCAGCCGCGTGGAAGAAATCCACCGCCGCTTGCCCAATACCCACTTGGTGATGCACGGCTCTAGCTCGGTGCCCCAAGAATTGATTGACATCATCAACCAGTACGGCGGTACAATTCCCGAAACCTACGGGGTGCCCGTGGAAGAAATCCAAAAAGGCATCAAAAGCGGTGTGCGCAAAATCAACATTGACACCGACAATCGCCTAGCCATTACCGCCGCGGTGCGCGAAGCTCTGGCCTTGGCACCCAAGGAATTTGACCCTCGTCACTTCCTCAAGCCATCTATTAAATACATGCAAAAAGTGTGTGCCGATCGCTATCAGCAATTTGGTACCGCGGGTAACGCCAGTAAAATCAAGCAACTCAGCCTCGATGACTATGCCGCCAAATACGCCAAGGGTGAACTGAAGCAAGTAACTCAGAAAACCGTGGTGGTTTAG
- a CDS encoding TldD/PmbA family protein — MTAPNLTAILNQVDLPLDWLGLRYVEEIVTTRSARDGHPEMNQRSRQRGVMVEVLVDGQFAYTATPDLRPSAIHGAIRRAYQQAKTAAHWRVFNFTPAARGKGKGHYRSPQQQPFDNLSAAELNYLLQDICHSLKVSDEIIQTRAFVQTVETTSQWFSSDGGQIEQQFYQVLTDMSATAQGPGVVQQRTDHGWLARCYQGGLEWLSADQLRDRARHIGEQAVELLRAQECPETTTTLVLAPDQMMLQIHESIGHPLELDRILGDERNYAGGSFIRLEDFGQRQYGSPLLNVTFDPTVSGELASYAFDDLGVPAKRLYLIKEGRLLRGLGSLESQQRAGVDGVANARACSWNRPPIDRMANLNIEPGTQSFDEMISNIESGVYMASNRSWSIDDYRLKFQFGCEYAKLIENGRLTRTLRNPNYRGTTPEFWQSLIAVGDVSTLGLFGTPFCGKGEPNQAIRVGHASPVCAFANIQVFGGG, encoded by the coding sequence ATGACTGCACCGAACTTGACTGCTATTTTGAATCAGGTTGATTTACCCCTCGATTGGCTAGGCCTACGTTACGTTGAGGAAATTGTCACGACTCGCAGTGCTCGGGATGGACATCCTGAAATGAACCAGCGATCGCGCCAACGGGGTGTCATGGTAGAGGTCCTTGTGGATGGTCAATTTGCCTATACAGCAACCCCAGATTTGCGCCCCAGCGCCATCCATGGGGCGATTCGGCGGGCCTATCAACAGGCGAAAACGGCCGCCCATTGGCGGGTCTTTAACTTTACACCAGCCGCGCGGGGCAAGGGCAAGGGGCACTACCGATCGCCCCAACAGCAACCCTTTGATAACCTTTCAGCGGCGGAGTTGAATTACCTACTTCAGGATATTTGCCATAGCCTGAAGGTGAGTGACGAGATTATACAAACCCGCGCCTTTGTCCAAACCGTAGAGACCACTAGCCAGTGGTTCAGCAGTGATGGCGGTCAAATTGAACAGCAGTTTTATCAAGTGCTCACGGACATGAGTGCTACGGCTCAGGGGCCAGGGGTCGTGCAGCAACGGACAGATCACGGTTGGTTAGCCCGCTGCTATCAAGGAGGGCTAGAGTGGCTGAGTGCTGATCAGTTGAGGGATCGCGCCCGTCACATTGGCGAGCAGGCCGTTGAACTCCTCAGGGCCCAAGAGTGCCCAGAAACAACCACAACGCTGGTCCTTGCCCCCGACCAAATGATGCTGCAAATCCATGAGAGCATTGGCCATCCCCTAGAACTGGACCGCATCTTGGGGGATGAGCGCAACTACGCCGGCGGCAGCTTTATTCGCCTTGAGGACTTTGGGCAGCGGCAGTATGGTTCCCCCCTCTTGAATGTGACGTTTGATCCCACCGTTAGCGGTGAACTGGCCAGCTATGCCTTTGATGACTTGGGGGTGCCGGCGAAACGCCTCTATCTGATCAAGGAAGGACGCCTGCTGCGGGGTCTAGGGAGCCTTGAAAGCCAGCAGCGCGCAGGGGTTGATGGTGTGGCCAATGCCCGTGCCTGTTCTTGGAATCGTCCCCCCATTGATCGTATGGCCAACTTGAACATCGAGCCGGGGACACAATCCTTTGATGAGATGATCAGCAACATCGAGTCAGGGGTATACATGGCATCCAATCGCTCTTGGTCAATTGACGATTATCGCCTCAAATTTCAGTTTGGCTGTGAATATGCCAAGCTGATTGAAAATGGCCGCCTGACCCGCACACTGCGCAATCCCAACTATCGCGGCACGACCCCAGAATTTTGGCAGAGTTTGATTGCTGTGGGAGATGTCTCCACCTTGGGCCTCTTTGGCACACCGTTTTGTGGCAAGGGCGAACCCAATCAAGCCATTCGTGTCGGCCATGCTTCACCGGTATGTGCCTTTGCCAATATCCAAGTCTTTGGTGGTGGCTAG
- a CDS encoding TMEM165/GDT1 family protein, which yields MLTAFTAGLTLITISELGDKTFFIAMILATRHSKRWVFLGSWAALMVMTVLSVAVGKVFQLLPREFTVSATILLFTFFGLKMLIQGWRMGNSPCEDECEAAVETVEKAEANLSRWGSNPAWAAFVEAFSLTLMAEWGDRTQIATITLAAASQAFGVALGAIAGHGICTAIAVLGGGLLAGRISERTLTLGGGALFLIFAIVTALQGTPKLS from the coding sequence ATGCTAACGGCTTTTACTGCGGGGCTAACCCTAATCACAATTTCTGAGTTAGGAGACAAGACCTTTTTTATTGCCATGATTTTGGCAACTCGTCATAGCAAGCGGTGGGTCTTCCTAGGATCATGGGCAGCTCTAATGGTGATGACAGTGCTTTCAGTGGCCGTGGGCAAGGTCTTTCAACTTTTACCCCGAGAGTTCACCGTTTCCGCCACGATTTTGCTCTTCACCTTTTTTGGTCTCAAGATGCTGATTCAAGGCTGGCGGATGGGGAATAGTCCCTGTGAGGACGAGTGTGAAGCGGCAGTGGAAACAGTGGAAAAAGCGGAAGCCAATCTCAGCCGTTGGGGCAGTAACCCTGCTTGGGCAGCATTTGTGGAAGCCTTTAGTTTAACCCTTATGGCCGAATGGGGCGATCGCACCCAAATTGCCACAATTACCCTTGCTGCCGCTAGCCAGGCCTTCGGTGTTGCCCTCGGTGCCATTGCTGGCCACGGGATTTGTACCGCGATCGCTGTCTTGGGTGGCGGCTTGCTAGCTGGGCGCATTTCAGAACGGACACTGACCTTGGGCGGTGGTGCTTTATTTTTAATCTTCGCGATTGTCACCGCCTTACAAGGGACGCCCAAGCTGTCTTAG
- a CDS encoding SpoIID/LytB domain-containing protein yields MSWVLFQGTKRGRSPLLISFTMATIASGGLGVWFLRSLSPTPIALSEPMPLPNAVQLERPLPRRILDGRDPLLATVPKTAPQPPMAASTHAKAMLPPVALQPVPPSQGPAPQVRVAIARDQSQLIVGTAVATTVTNDQQQVITHLAPSQGVVVTAREGMLLWNGQPLAPSLWLRPSNQLTFVGDKWYRGIVRLIAQGNAITAVNQVDLEEYLVSVVGSEVYPDWPMETLKAQAIAARSYALAHMFQPASRFFDLGNDERWQVYRGIETEWNTTQAAVQATRGIVLTKSGRIMISMYAATDDIVREVFGGRGMSQTGAYELGKRGYNYLQILGAYYPGAGLSQIRTQ; encoded by the coding sequence ATGAGCTGGGTTCTGTTCCAAGGGACAAAACGGGGACGCTCACCCTTGCTCATTTCCTTTACGATGGCCACGATCGCCAGTGGGGGTCTGGGAGTCTGGTTTTTGCGGAGTTTATCACCGACACCTATTGCGCTGTCAGAACCAATGCCTTTACCGAATGCCGTTCAGCTCGAACGACCGCTACCCCGGCGGATTTTGGATGGCCGCGATCCCCTACTGGCAACTGTCCCGAAGACAGCCCCTCAGCCACCGATGGCTGCCTCTACCCATGCCAAGGCAATGTTGCCCCCAGTGGCTTTGCAACCCGTGCCTCCGAGCCAAGGCCCTGCCCCTCAAGTACGGGTGGCGATCGCCCGCGATCAAAGTCAACTCATTGTTGGCACCGCAGTCGCCACTACCGTCACCAATGATCAACAGCAGGTGATAACGCACCTTGCTCCTTCCCAGGGAGTTGTGGTAACGGCCCGCGAGGGTATGTTGCTCTGGAATGGTCAACCCCTTGCCCCCTCCCTGTGGCTTCGCCCCAGCAATCAACTCACCTTTGTTGGCGATAAATGGTATCGCGGTATTGTCCGCCTCATTGCCCAGGGCAATGCCATCACGGCTGTCAATCAAGTGGACTTAGAAGAGTACTTAGTGAGTGTGGTCGGTTCAGAGGTCTATCCCGACTGGCCAATGGAGACCCTAAAGGCCCAGGCGATCGCCGCCCGTTCCTATGCCCTTGCCCACATGTTCCAGCCCGCTAGCCGCTTTTTTGATCTGGGGAACGACGAACGCTGGCAAGTGTATCGCGGCATTGAGACGGAGTGGAACACCACTCAAGCGGCAGTGCAAGCGACGCGGGGTATTGTTCTCACCAAAAGCGGCCGCATCATGATTTCGATGTATGCCGCTACCGACGATATTGTGCGGGAGGTCTTTGGCGGGCGTGGCATGAGTCAGACAGGCGCCTATGAGTTGGGCAAGCGCGGTTACAACTATCTGCAAATCTTAGGCGCCTACTACCCAGGGGCAGGTTTGTCCCAAATTCGAACCCAATAA
- a CDS encoding glycosyltransferase family 4 protein — translation MKLLFVSTSVGPLGTGKGGGVELTILNMAQALGDRQHTLHILAPKGSHLPVAATIEEVAGNLQVPAQHQTRDQPILLPPNSVLANMWARVRQLQQDFDVIVNFAYDWLPFYLTPFLSRPVGHLVSMASVSEVMDQAIASVIDKYPGTIGVYTRTQAATFPFGDRCVCLGSGLDLSLYDFCTEPEDALCWLGRIAPEKGLEDAVAAVNVTRTPLKIMGQLQDIDYWQRIQADYPNAPIEYLGFFPTREMQAHLRRCRALLLTSRWVEAFGNVVIESLACGVPVIAYNRGGPREIIRDGQTGFLITPDSVEALIAAIGKIDQIERAACRQQAEQEYSLAVYGDTVEQWLQRIAASFHPKSTNVA, via the coding sequence TTGAAGCTCCTTTTTGTTTCCACTTCGGTTGGCCCCCTAGGCACAGGAAAGGGGGGCGGCGTTGAATTGACGATCCTCAATATGGCTCAGGCCTTGGGCGATCGCCAGCACACCCTACACATCCTTGCCCCCAAGGGTTCTCACTTGCCAGTAGCGGCAACCATTGAAGAAGTAGCGGGAAACCTGCAAGTGCCAGCGCAGCATCAAACCCGCGATCAACCGATTCTCCTGCCCCCCAATAGTGTCTTAGCCAATATGTGGGCACGGGTGCGGCAGCTTCAACAGGACTTTGATGTCATTGTCAACTTTGCCTACGATTGGCTGCCCTTTTACCTGACACCGTTTTTAAGCCGTCCTGTGGGGCATCTGGTAAGTATGGCCTCAGTCTCCGAGGTCATGGATCAGGCGATCGCCAGTGTCATTGACAAGTATCCGGGAACCATTGGTGTCTATACCCGTACCCAAGCGGCCACCTTCCCCTTTGGCGATCGCTGTGTGTGTTTAGGCAGTGGCCTTGATCTTTCGCTTTATGACTTTTGTACAGAACCAGAGGATGCCCTTTGCTGGCTGGGGCGGATTGCTCCCGAAAAGGGACTCGAAGATGCGGTTGCCGCTGTCAATGTCACTCGCACCCCCTTAAAAATTATGGGACAGTTGCAGGATATAGATTATTGGCAGCGCATCCAAGCTGACTACCCCAATGCCCCCATTGAATATCTGGGATTTTTCCCCACTCGAGAAATGCAAGCCCATCTGCGGCGGTGTCGCGCCCTGTTGCTCACCTCCCGTTGGGTTGAGGCCTTTGGCAACGTGGTCATTGAGAGCCTTGCCTGTGGCGTTCCCGTCATTGCCTACAATCGTGGTGGGCCGAGGGAAATTATCCGCGATGGCCAAACGGGGTTTCTCATTACCCCAGATTCTGTTGAGGCTTTAATTGCCGCCATTGGCAAGATTGATCAAATTGAGCGGGCCGCCTGTCGGCAGCAGGCAGAACAGGAGTATAGCTTAGCTGTTTATGGGGATACGGTGGAGCAATGGCTCCAGCGGATCGCAGCTTCCTTCCATCCTAAATCAACAAATGTTGCATAG